A genome region from Pyrenophora tritici-repentis strain M4 chromosome 9, whole genome shotgun sequence includes the following:
- a CDS encoding DUF1765 multi-domain protein produces MPVAVAPAPRSHSFLANAIRGRSRAASEVGPPQSREPERAQLPKAASYTYFPHVKELDPEAPGAESRRSGDDDGEIRRSEERTSGSQSGGSSPSSEEAPEAPGLQMQTLRPPTLTRRSSRFLSFTSSKSRDSSAEPKPDPKQERKTERGRTDTVKQRESPGGSPVRSLTKLRRKSWVVSSQQPRESSSPPKDKKNKHSEKTAESNKRKTLTTTATIPEESEARDTVDEAIQHPPSLSKKNKRLSGLFTATASASNLPAVPKSFSTEQLPLYPQTHNPASPTHLVPPLPRNVFQSKSSSLKANVVRTALLPFLRQYTTHPSNHKLRPEDLDRRVNILNGWWTGLLELVAGRNNQSISGTDRPVILEGIAAIMERPEWRLYPSPFCPLVDRGETLSASTATIASSAASSNSDFLAESVYHNVRNIFTQNLQSQMSFVVEKMSLRNAAASLVTFCGKTCAYAFCFSPGIADVLVRLWSPSLDMMKRVMEESGVSKLDRLDNVSERVVASFPPMLHSLKLLSLHRLLRQLHKPALPPLAMANIDWYGPWTKRWSGAESDLFYVFVKHFHILVSDFLPAEPSNAERICVPGLIMVHAQVLVNLDATINRNATPQQPQSQIEDTTSTASSITFDDVLEPDASASTIAIPPANATRMMQENRLIMLIRDFLSERNAHLHIARRMFADSFARLLQAQARKISIYDNSACYTLCDFLEEAFIIMVRYEQHESDHHTVMDWPFWLQVFRAMAASHNTATEIKLYAFLYSSWCTLVMDEKRKLSLCNDFLLEPEFFESRFNHWCPMVRSYFMRLICWRVARYDGQETEAEVSIKKALSDRLRSVWSHYLWLQEEAERKQMVYPSTQACNPAPGRRFLIIRNDNPIVANSGPFLSFDGVVQNPHQRKPTPTSNVIPEPDVRPASAMSTDSQDFPDEDQSKGKWNILRSFMGGSKQTAKSKSPGPSGKDKENASKSSNANGAKASTESPPTNTPAVPATPAPGPAPISHRSYNFRFSLEWVDKRFGSYQHMRLQPPRLPAPAQNLLQSKNINLEPVLSTPPVGAAVTSSTYAGRALAEWTFVSHECQNFFDRRKNEGVPTNRQVETPTLNVEAFRRPG; encoded by the exons ATGCCTGTCGCTGTCGCCCCGGCTCCTCGCAGCCACTCCTTCCTCGCAAACGCCATTCGAGGCAGGAGCAGAGCCGCGTCGGAAGTTGGCCCTCCGCAGTCGCGCGAGCCCGAACGCGCACAGTTGCCAAAAGCCGCTTCCTACACGTACTTTCCCCATGTCAAGGAATTGGACCCCGAGGCTCCTGGCGCTGAATCAAGGAGAAGCGGCGACGATGATGGCGAAATTCGCAGGAGTGAAGAGAGGACGTCCGGGAGCCAGTCGGGTGGGTCGAGTCCTTCGTCTGAAGAAGCCCCAGAGGCGCCTGGCCTGCAGATGCAGACATTGAGGCCCCCTACACTTACGCGCCGCTCTTCGCGATTTCTCTCCTTTACCAGTAGTAAGAGCAGAGATTCTTCCGCCGAGCCCAAGCCAGACCCAAAGCAGGAGCGGAAAACTGAGCGTGGCCGAACCGACACGGTGAAACAGAGAGAGTCTCCGGGAGGCTCGCCGGTGCGCTCTCTAACCAAGCTGCGGAGGAAGTCATGGGTTGTATCTTCGCAGCAGCCGCGCGAGTCGTCCTCACCACCCAAAGacaagaagaacaagcaCAGTGAGAAAACGGCCGAGTCGAACAAACGGAAAACGTTGACAACGACCGCAACTATTCCCGAAGAGTCGGAAGCAAGGGACACGGTCGACGAAGCCATTCAACACCCTCCGTCACTCAGCAAGAAGAACAAGCGTCTCAGCGGCCTCTTCACTGCCACCGCCAGTGCCTCCAATCTGCCCGCCGTACCCAAGTCATTTTCTACCGAACAACTACCGCTATATCCGCAAACACACAACCCAGCCAGCCCCACCCACCTTGTCCCGCCTCTACCGCGCAACGT ATTCCAATCCAAATCCAGTTCACTCAAAGCCAATGTTGTCCGCACCGCCCTCCTGCCCTTCCTCCGCCAGTACACTACACATCCTTCAAATCACAAGCTCCGGCCAGAAGATCTCGATCGACGTGTTAACATCCTCAACGGATGGTGGACCGGCCTCTTGGAACTTGTGGCCGGTCGCAACAACCAATCCATTTCTGGCACAGATCGTCCCGTCATCCTCGAGGGCATCGCTGCCATCATGGAACGACCGGAATGGCGATTGTATCCGTCCCCGTTCTGCCCCCTTGTCGATCGTGGAGAGACATTGTCAGCATCCACTGCCACCATCGCCTCTAGCGCCGCCTCTTCCAATTCCGATTTTCTTGCCGAATCCGTCTACCACAACGTCCGAAACATCTTTACTCAAAACCTCCAGTCTCAGATGTCTTTTGTTGTAGAGAAGATGTCTTTGAGAAATGCCGCAGCTAGCTTGGTTACCTTTTGTGGAAAGACTTGCGCGTACGCCTTTTGCTTCTCTCCGGGAATCGCCGATGTTTTGGTGCGCCTATGGAGCCCCTCTCTTGACATGATGAAACGGGTCATGGAGGAGTCAGGCGTATCGAAACTTGACCGACTGGATAATGTGTCGGAACGAGTTGTGGCTTCCTTTCCGCCCATGCTTCATTCACTGAAGTTGCTTTCTCTCCACCGACTCCTCCGCCAGCTACACAAGCCTGCGTTACCACCATTAGCCATGGCCAACATTGACTGGTACGGCCCCTGGACCAAGCGCTGGTCGGGCGCCGAGAGTGATCTTTTCTATGTCTTTGTCAAGCATTTCCACATTCTTGTGAGCGATTTCCTGCCCGCTGAGCCGAGTAACGCCGAGCGCATATGCGTGCCCGGACTCATCATGGTTCATGCTCAAGTCTTAGTCAACCTCGACGCCACTATCAACAGAAATGCTACTCCGCAGCAACCACAATCACAAATCGAAGATACAACATCGACTGCATCCTCAATCACATTCGACGATGTTCTGGAACCCGATGCTTCGGCCTCCACCATTGCCATCCCACCGGCAAATGCCACCCGCATGATGCAGGAGAACCGGCTCATAATGCTGATACGAGACTTTCTTTCCGAGCGGAACGCACATCTTCACATTGCTAGGCGGATGTTTGCCGATAGTTTTGCGCGGCTCTTGCAGGCGCAAGCACGGAAGATATCCATCTACGATAACAGTGCCTGCTATACGCTATGTGATTTCCTCGAAGAGGCCTTCATCATCATGGTCCGTTATGAGCAACACGAGAGTGATCATCACACAGTCATGGACTGGCCATTTTGGCTTCAAGTGTTCAGAGCAATGGCTGCCAGCCACAACACAGCGACAGAGATCAAGCTATACGCTTTTCTCTACAGCAGCTGGTGTACTCTGGTCATGGATGAGAAGCGAAAGTTGTCGTTATGTAACGATTTCCTGTTGGAGCCAGAATTCTTCGAAAGCCGGTTCAATCATTGGTGTCCTATGGTGCGATCCTACTTCATGCGACTGATCTGCTGGCGAGTTGCACGTTATGATGGACAAGAAACCGAGGCTGAAGT ATCGATCAAAAAAGCTTTAAGTGATCGCCTTCGATCTGTCTGGTCTCACTACCTCTGGCTTCAAGAAGAGGCTGAGCGCAAGCAAATGGTATACCCATCGACACAGGCTTGCAACCCTGCACCAGGCCGACGCTTTCTCATTATACGTAATGACAATCCCATTGTGGCTAACAGCGGGCCATTTCTTTCCTTCGACGGCGTGGTCCAAAATCCTCACCAACGGAAACCAACTCCTACAAGTAACGTGATCCCGGAGCCAGATGTCCGTCCAGCCTCGGCCATGTCTACAGACTCGCAAGACTTTCCCGACGAAGATCAAAGCAAAGGCAAATGGAACATTCTGCGCAGCTTCATGGGAGGATCGAAGCAGACTGCAAAATCCAAGAGCCCTGGGCCATCTGGCAAGGACAAGGAGAATGCTAGCAAGTCATCGAATGCGAACGGAGCCAAAGCTTCAACCGAAAGCCCGCCCACTAACACACCCGCGGTTCCCGCTACTCCAGCGCCAGGGCCCGCACCGATCAGCCACCGATCATACAACTTCCGTTTCTCCCTCGAATGGGTCGACAAGCGCTTCGGTTCATACCAGCACATGCGTCTTCAACCTCCCCGTCTCCCCGCCCCAGCACAAAACCTACTACAATCCAAAAACATCAACCTCGAGCCCGTCCTCAGCACCCCACCCGTCGGCGCAGCCGTAACATCAAGCACATATGCGGGGCGCGCCCTCGCCGAATGGACGTTTGTCAGTCACGAATGCCAGAACTTTTTTGATAGGAGAAAGAATGAAGGCGTGCCTACGAATCGGCAGGTTGAGACGCCTACATTGAATGTTGAGGCTTTTAGACGGCCTGGGTAG